From a single Acidobacteriota bacterium genomic region:
- a CDS encoding carbon-nitrogen hydrolase family protein, with translation MDTLTIALAQIVPVWFDREKTLAKVADSISEAAASGADLVAFGEALVPGYPFWIEYSKETAFNSHFHKAFHAEYIKQAVVTERGDLDGICRLAAEKKIAVYLGIIERPGDRGESVYASLVYISKSGEIGSVHRKLMPTYDERMTWAVGDGNGLRTHRLGEFTVGGLNCWENWMPLARTSLYAQGEDLHVAVWPGSKRNTNDITRFMALEGRSFVASVSGLMRRSDLPADLPGIEQLIENAPEFLANGGSCIAGPDGNWVIEPFCDEEKLLIATLDHTRVREERQNFDPTGHYSRPDVLELRVNRTRQTAATFED, from the coding sequence ATGGACACGTTAACGATAGCTCTGGCACAAATTGTTCCGGTTTGGTTCGATCGCGAGAAGACACTTGCGAAGGTCGCGGACAGCATTTCGGAGGCCGCAGCGAGCGGGGCGGACCTTGTCGCATTCGGCGAGGCACTCGTTCCCGGATATCCATTCTGGATCGAGTATTCGAAAGAAACGGCTTTCAATTCGCACTTCCACAAGGCGTTTCATGCGGAGTATATCAAGCAGGCGGTAGTCACAGAACGCGGGGACCTTGACGGCATCTGCCGGCTCGCAGCGGAGAAGAAGATCGCCGTTTATCTCGGCATTATCGAACGGCCAGGCGACCGTGGCGAGAGCGTTTACGCCTCGCTGGTCTATATCTCCAAGTCAGGCGAGATCGGCTCGGTTCACCGGAAGCTGATGCCGACCTACGACGAGCGGATGACGTGGGCCGTCGGTGACGGCAACGGATTGCGGACGCATCGGCTCGGCGAGTTCACGGTCGGCGGTTTGAATTGCTGGGAAAACTGGATGCCGCTTGCCCGTACGTCGCTCTACGCACAGGGCGAGGATCTGCACGTCGCCGTCTGGCCCGGGAGCAAGCGCAACACGAATGACATCACGCGGTTCATGGCACTCGAGGGCCGATCGTTCGTGGCTTCGGTCTCCGGCCTGATGCGGCGGAGCGACTTGCCGGCGGATTTGCCAGGGATCGAGCAGTTGATCGAAAACGCGCCGGAATTTTTGGCAAATGGCGGTTCGTGCATCGCCGGCCCGGACGGGAATTGGGTGATAGAGCCCTTTTGCGATGAAGAAAAACTTCTCATCGCCACACTGGACCACACGCGGGTCCGCGAGGAACGGCAAAACTTTGACCCGACCGGGCATTATTCAAGGCCGGATGTCCTTGAACTCCGGGTGAACCGAACGCGGCAAACGGCTGCTACTTTCGAGGACTGA